In Blastopirellula sp. J2-11, a single genomic region encodes these proteins:
- a CDS encoding peptidylprolyl isomerase: MIRRSSIYIFLTAFALSTFGSFPWCAKTAQLHAQGSTFRSWLPWGGKSTSDDAPVDPFKNRGGSATPDYRVAAAPGANAPTSTPTTAPLPYPSNPYGAPGYTQPSRRAVTTQIGDQPSTPTGAEAHSANYTNATTQPWREYQQGAAAWSNQSQPVATNPPPQNGYPPRQVAPQPAAQPSPYRQSQYGQSQYAPPVANQYPPAQAANNTPPATEPAPQRVNDDKLFVPARIIALVGGQPILAGDILGPVNQALEKRIAELPPEQREQVTEEILEQQRQMALREMLPGLIDTKMVYLDFIRTIPPDKLSEMQGHLDSQYAEFQMQNDLDKYEVHTPAELDIVLRKEGSSLEKQKRLFLEQIIASQQLKTHVKPNTEVSHQQMLDYYHEHTADYESPARAKWEQLMVRFDKFSSKAEAEQAIAEMGNQVLRGAPLDAVAKKESQCFRASEGGLYDWTTRNSLKNETINAAIFSLPTNRLSQIIESPEGYHIVRVLEREEASIKPFRDTQQEIKEKIRRQRANQAQQDYFADVRKRTQIWTIFDEEKGAQTASSDSSEQRR; encoded by the coding sequence TTGATCCGCCGCAGTTCGATCTACATTTTCCTCACGGCGTTCGCATTGTCGACGTTCGGCTCCTTCCCTTGGTGCGCCAAGACTGCGCAACTGCATGCGCAGGGAAGCACCTTTCGTTCTTGGTTGCCGTGGGGCGGCAAAAGCACAAGCGATGATGCGCCGGTCGATCCGTTTAAAAACCGCGGAGGATCTGCAACGCCCGACTATCGCGTCGCTGCTGCGCCCGGCGCGAATGCGCCTACGTCGACGCCGACAACGGCGCCGCTCCCCTATCCGAGCAATCCCTATGGCGCCCCCGGCTACACGCAGCCAAGCCGCCGCGCGGTGACGACGCAAATCGGAGACCAGCCCAGCACGCCGACCGGCGCCGAGGCGCATTCCGCCAACTACACCAACGCCACAACGCAGCCTTGGCGAGAATATCAACAAGGAGCGGCGGCATGGTCCAATCAATCGCAACCTGTCGCAACGAATCCACCGCCGCAAAACGGCTATCCGCCCCGACAAGTCGCGCCGCAGCCTGCGGCGCAACCGAGTCCCTATCGCCAGAGCCAGTATGGGCAAAGCCAATACGCGCCGCCTGTCGCGAATCAATATCCGCCGGCGCAAGCTGCGAACAACACGCCGCCGGCGACCGAGCCGGCTCCCCAAAGGGTCAACGATGACAAGCTGTTCGTCCCGGCGCGCATCATCGCGTTAGTCGGCGGTCAGCCGATTTTGGCGGGGGATATTCTCGGACCGGTCAATCAAGCGTTGGAGAAAAGAATCGCCGAGCTGCCGCCGGAACAGCGCGAGCAGGTTACCGAGGAGATCCTGGAGCAACAGCGTCAAATGGCGCTGCGTGAGATGCTGCCGGGACTGATCGACACCAAAATGGTCTATCTCGATTTCATTCGGACGATTCCGCCTGACAAGCTGTCCGAGATGCAAGGACACCTAGACAGTCAATACGCCGAGTTCCAGATGCAAAACGATTTGGATAAGTATGAAGTCCACACGCCGGCCGAGCTTGATATCGTGTTACGGAAAGAAGGCTCTTCCTTGGAAAAGCAGAAGCGTCTGTTTCTGGAGCAGATCATTGCGAGCCAACAATTGAAGACGCACGTCAAACCGAACACCGAAGTCAGCCATCAGCAAATGCTGGACTACTACCACGAGCACACGGCCGACTACGAAAGTCCGGCTCGCGCTAAATGGGAACAATTGATGGTCCGGTTTGATAAGTTTTCGAGCAAAGCGGAAGCCGAGCAAGCGATCGCCGAAATGGGGAATCAGGTCCTGCGCGGGGCGCCGTTGGACGCTGTCGCCAAGAAGGAATCGCAATGCTTCCGCGCTTCGGAAGGGGGGCTCTATGACTGGACCACCCGCAACAGTCTGAAAAACGAGACCATCAACGCGGCCATCTTTTCGCTACCGACCAACCGGCTGAGCCAGATTATCGAATCGCCGGAAGGCTACCATATTGTGCGTGTTCTTGAGCGCGAGGAGGCGTCGATTAAGCCGTTTCGTGATACGCAACAAGAAATTAAAGAAAAGATTCGGCGTCAACGCGCCAACCAGGCGCAGCAGGACTATTTCGCCGACGTCCGCAAACGGACCCAAATCTGGACGATCTTTGACGAAGAGAAGGGGGCCCAAACTGCGTCATCCGATTCTTCGGAACAACGGCGTTAA